In Arachis hypogaea cultivar Tifrunner chromosome 7, arahy.Tifrunner.gnm2.J5K5, whole genome shotgun sequence, the genomic window TTTTGGGATTTTCACAGCAATTTACTGCATTTTTTACTTCAACTTTTTTTCTCTATTTCGCTTTTAAAGGAAGAGTGTGGGAGCCACTTGGAGGCCATACTCGATCTTATATTGATAAAGTGATGTGTATAggaaaaataagttataaaaaaatatttccatTTTGTGACATGCTTAATAGAATATGCTTTTTGTTCATTATTTTGGTAATACGGTGTGATTTATTTGCCTTCGTTTTTAGATTTATCTGTCTAATGGAAGTTTTAGTAGAAAGTTTGCTAAAGTTGCTATATTTTGATAGTTCTTACTTGTTTGTATTCTCTTTTATGCATGTTATCTGGGTGTATATTTTGAGCTACCTACCtacttttattgttctttttagaggattaatatttaaaaaaagaatataaCTATTATCTATGTTAATATCTAGTAAACTTTATACTAATTTTTATACATGTCGATGTCTAAAATAATAGTATGCTAAAAAAATAGGTAAATTCTCTCTACAAGGTGAAATGTGGATTTTGAAAGCTCTAGAGACTAGAGAATCTCATCTTGTAtgattttgacttttttttatcatAGCCATGTGAATGTATGTCACAAATGGGTATGCTGAAATGATATTACTTATGTGAAGCTATTTTGTGTGAAATGAGAATTTATGCAAATGTTGAATTTAGGGAGAAAACGGTCAAATTAGAGAGTAGTGTGGGGGCAACAAAGAAATGATGTTACTGTTGCAAcagtgtttatttattttccattgttgtaGGCAGCATAGGTGCTCAGAGAGACCGTGATTTTAGTCACGGGAAACATTACTAGCCTTTGAAAGATTAATTTGTCTCTGATAAATTTTAAGTACAATCATCACCAATGTCTCTCTGCCTAAATTATTGTCCCTTTTTGTACAATGgaatcttaaaaatatttatgctTCATATCTTTTATGAAATTTTCTGAAATGTGAACCCCACCAAAGGAACCCACCATACACTTAacacttatacatatttatacaaaaaactatttgatataatttgtacagatttcagaatttatttagattattatagttagtttaatttattttgtatagtTGCCTCACCTACAGTATGTAAGGCAATATATCCCAGTAAAGGTACATGAAGCATTTTTCTCCCATGTgctgataaattttcaaaaatattatgatGCTAAAGTTGGAAGTTCTTGTCAGATATTCACTTTGATTTTTGGCCTATGTCAAGTACTATCTTACTTTATAGCAATAATAATCTTTTTGATCTTGAATATGCAGTTACTCAGGGAATCCTATGGTCTTATGATTCACACCAAGTCACCAACTATAATGTgtttacaagaaaaaaaaattattttgatacaaGATATTgtaataaacttttaaattttcatcCAATTACATGGTTTTAATTGCAAGATTTCAAAGTTAGTAGATAAGTTGAGTTGatgcattcttttcttttctttttaccccTTAGAAATGATATTTGAACCATTTTTTTGTTTACACCTTTCTTGAATACTTTTTTTTGTGatataaaaaacaattttttattttttctgactTCTTATCGACCATTTTGTATAACAAACGTGAAAGGTGTACAAGAGAAGTGTATACAAACGTCTTCATACACCGCCGAAGTAATGCGTTTTTACTGATGTGGCAATTTATGATTgaatatttatgtaatttttttacttattaaattaaaaaaaacattgGTCAATTTTTCATTGATTTAGCAGCATTTGAATAGTCACCATAGAAAGTTGTAGTTTACCTTATTAGTATATTTATTTCATAATGGTGTGATGGTGATTGTGTTTAATCATGATTACTTTCATACTAATTCATGCCAAAGAATCACAGGAACAAACTATTTGACCTGTTACATATTACAAATAGGTCATGATTAATTGACTGATTGATGTTCCTACTCCTCCTACGCTCCTTCTCTTAAagggataaaaaaaaattaaaccagaAATGATCAACATGTCTAATCAATCATACAATAAAGTGTTTTAGAAATGATGATTTTGTTCCTTTTGCTGGGGGAGGATGTGATTAAATTGTTGCTTAAAGTTTAGCTTTTTCATCGTATGAAACagtgttctttgttttttttgataatttcaagtggccaatttcaattttaattgctGATTCATCTTAATAATATAACTATAAGATGCCTAGAATTTCGTGGATAAACTACAAGTCTGAACTTTAATGCATCTTTAGATCTTGCCATTGatattctttttcaactcttgcTTCCTATTTGTTCTTGTTAGCAACCACTTTTTGACACTTTTTATGGTAGGCATACATAATATAAGGGACTTTGTgtatgaagaacaaaaaaaagaaaaattctctACTCTATTAAAGTCCTCGATCTGTGTGTTAAAgcattttgcttttctttttaatAGTGTGTTCACATGAACATGTTTATCATTATAACCATCATCTTTGttaactttattattatttgtcagtGGCTCCTTGTGAATCATACTATTGCATATTTTGGTACACTTTTGAACTGAACACATTTCACAATTGTTCATCTTGAGTTTCAGATATTGGTGACACTTTTTGTACATGGAATCGGTGAATCCATCGGCGGTGACCCCAAGCAAGAAGTTGGCCCGGAATTTTGCCAAGGTTCTTCATCTTAGAGCACTGATTGGGATTACGCCGGTTGATGGTTTGAAGAATGTTATATCTGATGCGAATCTCAAGGATGATGGAAACATTGGCAAGGGGACAATAAATTGGTCGCAGTCGTTCAACAAAGATGACCATGATGAAGAGCTTCTAGAAAGAGTGAACATGGAAGCTCTCCTTGCAAAGCTCTTTGCGAGCACTTCGACGGTTAAAGCTGCATATGCACAGCTGCAATATGCTCAGTCTCCGTATGACCCTGATGGAATTCAAGTTGCCGATCATTTGATAGTATCTGAATTCAAACACTTGTCTGAACTAAAGCAATGCTACTTGAAGAAGCAATTTGATCCTTCACCAGAGAAGGCTATCCTTGCAGCTGAATCAAAGGAGCTGCAAAGTGTCATAAGCACTTATGAGATTATGGCAAAGAAGTTAGAATCTCAGGTGCGACTCAAGGAATCTGAGATCATATTTCTGAAGGAGAAGCTAGATGAAGCTAACAAGTACAACAAATCAATTGAGAAAAGATTGAATCAAAGTGGCCAGTTATCTGTGCTTGACAATCTTCACATTTCAGGTTTAAGTCCCAGCCATTTCGCCACTGTTCTTCGCAGCACTGTTAGGTCCATTCGAAGCTTCGTAAGGCTGCTGGTGGAAGAGATGAGGTCTACTGATTGGGATATTGATGCTGCGGTTAACGCAATCGAACAAGATGTGGTTTACTTTGTAGAAGATCACAAGTGTTTTGCGATCGAGTCTTTCGTTTGCAGGGAGATGTTTGATTCCTTCCATTTTCCTGATTTCTCCCTCCTGAATGAATCCCTTCCAGACCGGAACAAACGGCAGCAAGTTTTCTTCGCTCGGTTCAATGAGCTCAAATCCACCAAAGCAAGGGAGTTTCTTGCCGTGAATCCAAGATCATCCTTCGCGAAATTCTGCAGGGTCAAGTACTTGAAACTAGTCCACCCCAAGATGGAATCATCATTCTTCGGCAACCTGAGCCAGAGGAACCTCCTGAACTCTGGAGAAGGGTTCCCGGACACGGCATTCTTTGGCTCATTTGCCGAGATGGCAAAGAAGGTTTGGATACTACACTGCTTAGCCTTCTCCTTCGAGCCCCAAGTTTCGATCTTCCAAGTGAGAAAAGGTTGCAGATTCTCTGATGTGTACATGGAGAGTGTGAATGATGACATGCTCCTTTGCTCAGATCAGACAGTGGAATCAGATCCACAAGTTGCATTCACTGTGGTTCCAGGTTTCAGGATTGGTAAAACTGTAATTCAATGCCAAGTTTACCTTTCACTCCATCAaagaacaaccaccaccaccaccaaggtGAAAAAATTCAACTCCACAAGGCAAAGGTAGCAGCAACTTTTGGTCAGAGGCACTGACCCCACAACATGTACTCTTTTTTCTCCCTGAGCTGACTCATTTTCTCTTACAAGAAATACTTCAAATATTTTTGAAGCGAACACTCgcttcaaaaatatatatacttgttTAAGAAATATTCAGGCCTAACGAAAGATTTTCGTTAGTGTCCTGAATATCTCTGAAACCCGcattaaataattctaaaagcATACAAGTATTTCTCTTCCTCTCGTCGTTGGGTAAGGTGTCGGAGCAAAAATTGACCAAATCCGACGCCAAATCCAACGGCGTGAGAAAGCCAGTTAGCTCGGTGTACAAAGGAAGGACATAATGCAGTATTACAGTGCATGGCTGAGTGTGTTGTGGGGACTCATGACTGTGGCATGGTTCAATGGCAGCATAGCATTGTCCACTTGTGTTTTGGCCATtttgaaagagagaaaaaaaaggggaaagaaCCGTGTGGACCGTTGCATTGGGAGTAacccttttttctttttagaatcttttttcattttttattttaatttcatgcagATTTATCAAAAACATGCCCCAAAATTTTGTTGATATCAGGCCAGTGGCCGGGATTGTCTAGCTGTTACGCATCTTTCATCAGACATTGcatgatatatataaatataaaatataataatatgtaCATAAATTATATGTAGGTAGGAATTTTATAATCCGTAGccttctttcattctcttttatatATTCTCATGTTATGTTCTAATTCCCTCTCTTTTTGACTACTTTattgaagttttattttattgccaGTTATGTCCTTGGATGCCTCTAAATCTATGCATGCATGTGGTCTATTGTATTGTCAGAGGTATATTATACTTTCATTCGCCTTCCGGAATGGTTGGTGTGGTTGTTGAGCTTCATAatttaaaaggaaataaaaaagaatatgaGAAATGATCTTTAATTAtaacatttaatttaattaatgtgcattttaaagttttctaaagtCACATGTTTTTTGTTTTGGTAAATggctaaattaaattttgatataatattttatattgacATTGTGTTAAATTAAAACTATTATTAATCAAGAATAAATGGTTATGTATATAAATGTCAATTTGTTTGAGAAGCATGAAATATCTCTTGGAAAAAGGTCTATTGTTGAATTCCATGTTTGCCCTTGAAGGTGTGAAAAATCATTTAATGTATCTAACTAGTATGGCACATTGGTTGTAAATGTATAATTGGAATTTAGGACCCCACATGATGCCAGCTTTATTGAGCAAGGTCGGTGGtgaaaggggcatgtgaatgtgAAGACAATATTTGCAAAACCTTTCTTGTCCCATAAAAGGAGGATTAGATATTTGatgaggaaaaaaagaaaaagaaaatgcatcttTCCATAAATAATAATGCTTTCCAACGGTTACAAATACAAATATCTCTAAtagtaatttaattttcaaacatGAAAGGACTATATGATTTTGATCTTAGGGGCAAgctatgttttaaaaatattggATAAAAGAGAGACATCTTTTGGTAATTGTTTTGGGTCAAAATCCTTATGCTAATTTTATATGACATGTGGCAAGGGTTAGATATAGGTTATTTTCTGAATATAATAGGGGTCCTTGTTTCCGTTCTTTATCTATAAATCATAGGCATCAACATGATTATTAGGAGGGGGCCAAGGGGCATTGAATTTAGGCTTCAATGTGGTCTGAGAAAGATTTCTTATCTTTGTTATAACACTGACATATAATCAAAGCTTGGTAGTTATGCAAGGATAGTGAAATAATgtcataatattttattttattttcccatCATGAGTTTTGTTTGGGAATgtctttattaaaataatttaaaaaattcaagttcaataatatttttctaatagagggtattcttaaaatatttacataatttttCAGAGGTTTTTTTCCTTGTTGATATATGacatttttttttgggtttatggttggcatcattttttttttcaaaattaaagcatgTATTTAAATTTGGTGGAAAAAATAGGTGAGACAATCTGCCGTTAAATTAATTACTTGTACatgtagtcaccaaaaaaaaaaaaattacttgtaCATATATGAGACaattaatgatgatgatgatgacaaagAGTTCAACATTTACTTGTATGGGCCTTATGTTTCCCTTAGTTATGGGATGTATAATATATTGTTCTTAATGCAAAaaaaaggtttagggtttatttagGAGTTGGGGAATGTTATTGGTGAAGTTAGCATAGTAAACTTCTAAAAGTTGTATTAAATGTAATACCAAAAGAAAATGTTGTAATAAatgtttataattattggatGAGAATATAAATGACAGATTTTGACAATGTAAAAGAAAAGATCTTAGCCTAGGACCTAGGTTGTATTTGGAGGCTAATTTTGACCTAAGTGAACTCAACCTTAATTTGTATTCTAAATacaattttccttttttttttcctgagTCTTTTACAAACTAAAACAATTTATATTAGCAGTGAAAATCACATTCATTCCTTATTAAATTAtagtttttacaaaaaaaaattgtagttTTTACCAAGTGTATCAACTACCAATTATCTTCGGCAGCAACTATTAAATTCGAACTAAATACATTGCAACAGAAAttcattttagaatttttatattctgtatatattttttttgttttcatttattaCATATTAgagcttttatttacttttggtaTGAGAATTCATGTTTATTTGATCCATTATATTTTGACATTATACAATTTTATATACAATATACCACATAAGAAAACAAATCTCTACAAGGTGGGCCTGTTGGGTTTTGAGATTGGACCACTTTATGATGACATTAACTCTGTTATTTGtcttaataccaaaaaaaaaaaaaaactctgttatttgtcttgataaTAACACTAACTTTAATTTGAGGTCTTAATCATATGACCACTATGCACTATATAAGATTTGTTGTCAAAGACACAAGCCTTGTGTAGAATCTAGAAGTTAgagtttttctttcattttcttttttccccTAAAATCTATTTAACTAGTTACGAGCTACTTTTCAGGTAGtttcaatttttaaaacttttacgtgtatagttttaaatttattttagtttatttgcaCTAGTATattgattttagaatttattaaattGGATTGTAGACACCAGAAAACAGTTACAAGGACTATTGGCTTTATATCATTTATAGATTAACATTTTTATAATCTAGTTATTgagtatatattttgtatttaaggGGACCAACTTGATGTATGTTTCCGtttatcactttttttttatattaaatttattattgaattatCAATCATATACTTAAGGTATaacatgattgaaaattattctacactttttttttcattaattaagAGTTGATTAGTAATATGATCATattactcttatatatatatatattggtcatTATACACTACTCACACACACGGGTTCAAGTACATCCAACCTTTGCTGAAACTTGAATCCGGGTGCAACATTCAAGAGACATACAAAAATGCCAACAGAAATTATGATAGCTAGCATTTGTTTTATTGTTTATGGTGGTCAAGGCGAGATATGGgtctagaatttaaaataaaataaaattaagatatgATCGAGTTATAACGCAACTTTTTTGTTAACTAGTTTGTCAATGGTAAacagaaattaatttattgataattttatttataaattgtgaaaattttaaattttaaaaaattctatatGCAAATAGAAAATTAATCTTCACCTTCTTTCTTATTCCTATTatcctaatttttattttactattttcacTTTGACACCACACCACACTGCATCACTATTACTATTTCCTCTACCATCACCAATATTATCAACATCACCTTAATTAAGTTcgtttttccaatttttttttttctttttccacatCCTCCAAAGAAAAAAGTATCACCGTCCTCTTATTCATTCTTCGTCAGATGTCATGAAAAGTCTTTATGTGGctttgctttttcttcttgcaatATTCTCTAGAAATAGTTTCTTTTTCCactgttgatgatgatttttaaaaaattaataatttaggaGTTTAACAAACCgcactaaataaatttttattagtatttgacAAATTAGTCAACCGAAAGGCTGCATTCACTCAAAA contains:
- the LOC112703592 gene encoding protein GRAVITROPIC IN THE LIGHT 1, coding for MESVNPSAVTPSKKLARNFAKVLHLRALIGITPVDGLKNVISDANLKDDGNIGKGTINWSQSFNKDDHDEELLERVNMEALLAKLFASTSTVKAAYAQLQYAQSPYDPDGIQVADHLIVSEFKHLSELKQCYLKKQFDPSPEKAILAAESKELQSVISTYEIMAKKLESQVRLKESEIIFLKEKLDEANKYNKSIEKRLNQSGQLSVLDNLHISGLSPSHFATVLRSTVRSIRSFVRLLVEEMRSTDWDIDAAVNAIEQDVVYFVEDHKCFAIESFVCREMFDSFHFPDFSLLNESLPDRNKRQQVFFARFNELKSTKAREFLAVNPRSSFAKFCRVKYLKLVHPKMESSFFGNLSQRNLLNSGEGFPDTAFFGSFAEMAKKVWILHCLAFSFEPQVSIFQVRKGCRFSDVYMESVNDDMLLCSDQTVESDPQVAFTVVPGFRIGKTVIQCQVYLSLHQRTTTTTTKVKKFNSTRQR